Proteins encoded together in one Hylaeus volcanicus isolate JK05 chromosome 3, UHH_iyHylVolc1.0_haploid, whole genome shotgun sequence window:
- the LOC128874483 gene encoding tropomodulin isoform X3, whose product MATTEVFQDWDSPHETISSMTRTSTTRKTTTTTRRETSASTKTTTMTTAAKLYGKDLSEYDDVDVDELLAQLTPEEINMLAKEVDPDDSFMPPSERCSYECDKSPTGPLNRKKLIEHINKQALETPDIPELKPFVPGVIRGKKWIPPPQESVKEKEADEQIAIDLGEEYEQALSNATQEEIIDLAAILGFHSMMNQDQYHASLLNSGQPIGMGWDGVTKASQPKPYPMEPPNDTDIDATIKQVREDDASLTELNWNNIKNISDEKFILLFEGLEMNTHLESLSLTNVGLTDKTAQRLAEALEKNSTLRVLNVETNFISPSVIVRLIRALLKTKSIEEFRCSNQRSQVLGNKIEMEITQLVEQNPTLLRLGLHLEFNDARHRVAAHLQRNIDRIYRLERAKVESGAVSKNYIIPIGGLKDRT is encoded by the exons ACTTCCGCATCAACCAAAACAACCACTATGACGACTGCAGCAAAGTTATATGGCAAAGACTTGAGTGAATATGACGACGTTGATGTGGATGAACTGTTGGCACAACTTACTCCCGAAGAAATTAACATGCTGGCCAAGGAAGTGGATCCTGAC GACAGCTTTATGCCTCCCTCGGAACGTTGTAGCTATGAATGCGACAAGAGTCCGACAGGTCCCCTGAACCGCAAGAAACTCATCGAACACATCAACAAACAGGCTTTAGAAACACCAGACATACCAGAGTTGAAACCTTTTGTACCTGGTGTTATTAGAGGCAAAAag tgGATTCCACCTCCTCAAGAATCGGTAAAGGAAAAGGAAGCGGATGAACAGATTGCTATTGATCTTGGAGAAGAATATGAACAAGCACTGTCCAATGCTACCCAAGAAGAAATTATCGATCTTGCCG CTATTCTCGGATTCCATTCCATGATGAATCAGGACCAGTATCATGCCTCTCTATTAAATTCTGGTCAGCCCATTGGTATGGGTTGGGATGGAGTCACGAAAGCTAGTCAACCAAAACCTTACCCAATGGAACCACCCAATGATACAGACATCGACGCCACTATCAAACAAGTTCGAGAAGACGATGCTTCGTTAACCGAATTAAATTGGAACAATATTAAA AATATATCCGACGAAAAGTTTATTCTACTATTCGAAGGATTGGAGATGAATACGCATCTCGAATCTTTAAGTTTAACAAACGTGGGACTCACCGATAAGACTGCGCAAAGGTTGGCGGAAGCCTTAGAGAAAAACTCTACGCTTAGAGTACTCAA tgtCGAAACAAACTTCATAAGCCCATCTGTGATAGTGAGGCTCATCAGGGCACTCCTCAAAACGAAGTCAATAGAAGAGTTTCGATGTTCCAATCAG AGGTCACAAGTGCTgggaaacaaaattgaaatggagATTACACAGTTGGTAGAACAAAATCCAACGTTGCTTCGACTCGGTCTTCACTTGGAATTCAATGACGCTAGACATCGTGTGGCTGCCCACTTGCAACGCAACATTGATAGGA TCTATCGTCTGGAACGCGCTAAGGTAGAGAGCGGTGCAGTctcaaaaaattacattatccCTATAGGTGGCTTAAAGGACAGAACGTAG
- the LOC128874483 gene encoding tropomodulin isoform X5, with the protein MTTAAKLYGKDLSEYDDVDVDELLAQLTPEEINMLAKEVDPDDSFMPPSERCSYECDKSPTGPLNRKKLIEHINKQALETPDIPELKPFVPGVIRGKKWIPPPQESVKEKEADEQIAIDLGEEYEQALSNATQEEIIDLAAILGFHSMMNQDQYHASLLNSGQPIGMGWDGVTKASQPKPYPMEPPNDTDIDATIKQVREDDASLTELNWNNIKNISDEKFILLFEGLEMNTHLESLSLTNVGLTDKTAQRLAEALEKNSTLRVLNVETNFISPSVIVRLIRALLKTKSIEEFRCSNQRSQVLGNKIEMEITQLVEQNPTLLRLGLHLEFNDARHRVAAHLQRNIDRIYRLERAKVESGAVSKNYIIPIGGLKDRT; encoded by the exons ATGACGACTGCAGCAAAGTTATATGGCAAAGACTTGAGTGAATATGACGACGTTGATGTGGATGAACTGTTGGCACAACTTACTCCCGAAGAAATTAACATGCTGGCCAAGGAAGTGGATCCTGAC GACAGCTTTATGCCTCCCTCGGAACGTTGTAGCTATGAATGCGACAAGAGTCCGACAGGTCCCCTGAACCGCAAGAAACTCATCGAACACATCAACAAACAGGCTTTAGAAACACCAGACATACCAGAGTTGAAACCTTTTGTACCTGGTGTTATTAGAGGCAAAAag tgGATTCCACCTCCTCAAGAATCGGTAAAGGAAAAGGAAGCGGATGAACAGATTGCTATTGATCTTGGAGAAGAATATGAACAAGCACTGTCCAATGCTACCCAAGAAGAAATTATCGATCTTGCCG CTATTCTCGGATTCCATTCCATGATGAATCAGGACCAGTATCATGCCTCTCTATTAAATTCTGGTCAGCCCATTGGTATGGGTTGGGATGGAGTCACGAAAGCTAGTCAACCAAAACCTTACCCAATGGAACCACCCAATGATACAGACATCGACGCCACTATCAAACAAGTTCGAGAAGACGATGCTTCGTTAACCGAATTAAATTGGAACAATATTAAA AATATATCCGACGAAAAGTTTATTCTACTATTCGAAGGATTGGAGATGAATACGCATCTCGAATCTTTAAGTTTAACAAACGTGGGACTCACCGATAAGACTGCGCAAAGGTTGGCGGAAGCCTTAGAGAAAAACTCTACGCTTAGAGTACTCAA tgtCGAAACAAACTTCATAAGCCCATCTGTGATAGTGAGGCTCATCAGGGCACTCCTCAAAACGAAGTCAATAGAAGAGTTTCGATGTTCCAATCAG AGGTCACAAGTGCTgggaaacaaaattgaaatggagATTACACAGTTGGTAGAACAAAATCCAACGTTGCTTCGACTCGGTCTTCACTTGGAATTCAATGACGCTAGACATCGTGTGGCTGCCCACTTGCAACGCAACATTGATAGGA TCTATCGTCTGGAACGCGCTAAGGTAGAGAGCGGTGCAGTctcaaaaaattacattatccCTATAGGTGGCTTAAAGGACAGAACGTAG